The Kocuria sp. TGY1127_2 genome includes a window with the following:
- a CDS encoding spermidine synthase, which produces MGRKNKTQKTVASLQGSVSGPVEGEHPIDTGTAELERDTFHPNAWMLKINGVQSSHVVVGEPQELAFEYMRWIASAANHFIDRHLEPSKLRMTHLGGGACSMARYFASVYPQSRHTVVELDGKLAASVREWFDIPRAPTVKIRVGEAREVTESFVEGSRDVVLRDVFAGAKTPSPLTTVEFFEHVHRSLSPGGLYLANCGDTRELAGARSEIAGLSEVFAHVACIADPPMLKGRRYGNIILLASDTPFPDALDPDAAGLARELLGGAVPAHFKDEAWTRRFASGFAAKRDRE; this is translated from the coding sequence GTGGGCAGAAAGAACAAGACGCAGAAGACTGTGGCCTCCCTTCAGGGGAGCGTGAGCGGCCCCGTTGAGGGGGAGCACCCCATAGACACGGGTACGGCGGAACTCGAACGGGACACTTTTCACCCCAACGCCTGGATGCTCAAGATCAACGGTGTGCAGTCGAGTCACGTGGTCGTGGGGGAGCCTCAAGAGCTCGCTTTCGAGTACATGCGTTGGATCGCTTCTGCGGCGAACCATTTCATCGACCGGCATCTCGAGCCGTCCAAGCTCCGCATGACCCACCTGGGTGGCGGTGCCTGTTCCATGGCCCGCTATTTCGCATCGGTATACCCGCAGAGCCGTCACACCGTCGTCGAATTGGATGGAAAGCTGGCCGCTTCCGTGCGCGAGTGGTTCGATATCCCGCGGGCCCCTACGGTCAAGATACGAGTCGGCGAAGCCCGGGAAGTCACCGAGTCGTTTGTGGAGGGTTCGCGTGACGTCGTCCTTCGGGATGTATTTGCCGGCGCGAAGACGCCTTCTCCACTCACGACTGTAGAGTTCTTCGAGCACGTGCACCGTTCGCTCTCGCCGGGTGGACTGTACCTGGCCAATTGCGGGGATACGCGGGAGCTTGCGGGGGCACGATCGGAAATTGCGGGACTGTCCGAGGTATTTGCCCACGTCGCATGCATCGCCGACCCGCCCATGCTCAAGGGGCGCCGTTACGGTAACATCATTCTCCTGGCTTCGGATACGCCATTTCCCGATGCCTTGGATCCCGATGCCGCGGGACTCGCCCGAGAGCTCCTGGGCGGCGCGGTTCCTGCGCACTTCAAAGACGAGGCGTGGACCAGACGGTTCGCCTCCGGTTTTGCCGCGAAGCGCGACCGGGAGTGA
- a CDS encoding ABC transporter permease — MTENRSSSETPQPEESGSTSARHRSSAHRKATRKETLMSAPPASGIGVHTDPTKPPRKVNQALTTKRMVTIGMLFPLFIMVMMPLVMTGMTHHLTPHHMKVAVIGSEEQMKQTAEDLDKQTASSFDVSRVGSVDQAENDIRDHTLRAAYNPASGDMYFAGANGPQVKSAVTNLFSSTAQQSKTNLTSHDIQPASSDDNLANIAVYLALGAVLGGFMAGMILGMVPVSTTLRVILGLVMPAIVAFGEIFYGWGMFGIFDSSAVAPWFMFYLLGLSCLAVTTGGMLVIGPAMMPLSMLLMPFLGMAASGINGPLDMINGFYGGVHPWLFSAQGIAAVRDAVYFPDVSLAQPVWVMIAWTVGGILLAVLGTLRQKRRHLFAQMNEVQEATSLIPAVAVAP, encoded by the coding sequence CGCCGGCCTCCGGGATCGGCGTGCACACCGATCCCACCAAGCCACCGCGCAAGGTCAATCAGGCGTTGACCACCAAGCGCATGGTAACCATCGGTATGCTGTTTCCGCTTTTCATCATGGTCATGATGCCTTTGGTCATGACCGGCATGACTCACCACCTCACGCCTCATCATATGAAAGTGGCTGTCATCGGTTCGGAAGAGCAGATGAAGCAAACCGCAGAAGATCTGGACAAGCAGACCGCGAGCTCATTCGACGTTTCCCGAGTGGGCTCCGTGGACCAGGCCGAGAACGACATTAGGGACCACACGCTACGGGCCGCCTACAACCCCGCGAGCGGGGATATGTACTTCGCCGGAGCCAACGGGCCACAGGTCAAGTCGGCAGTAACCAACCTGTTCTCATCAACGGCTCAACAGTCCAAGACGAACCTCACGTCGCACGATATTCAGCCCGCGTCATCGGACGACAATCTGGCGAACATCGCCGTCTACTTGGCGCTAGGAGCGGTGCTGGGCGGATTCATGGCAGGAATGATCCTGGGCATGGTCCCGGTCTCCACCACCCTCCGAGTAATTCTGGGACTGGTCATGCCCGCAATCGTGGCTTTTGGCGAGATCTTCTACGGCTGGGGAATGTTCGGCATCTTCGATTCGTCCGCCGTCGCCCCGTGGTTCATGTTCTACCTGTTGGGGCTCTCGTGTCTGGCGGTGACCACCGGCGGAATGCTTGTCATCGGGCCCGCGATGATGCCGCTGTCGATGTTGCTCATGCCGTTCCTCGGTATGGCCGCGTCCGGCATCAACGGTCCACTGGATATGATCAACGGCTTCTACGGCGGCGTGCACCCGTGGCTGTTCTCGGCTCAGGGGATCGCGGCTGTCCGCGACGCGGTGTACTTCCCCGACGTCTCGCTCGCACAGCCCGTCTGGGTCATGATCGCCTGGACCGTTGGCGGGATCTTGCTTGCAGTTCTGGGCACCTTGCGGCAAAAGCGTCGGCACCTGTTTGCACAGATGAACGAGGTGCAGGAAGCGACCTCACTGATCCCGGCCGTCGCGGTCGCGCCTTAG